In Macrobrachium nipponense isolate FS-2020 chromosome 15, ASM1510439v2, whole genome shotgun sequence, a single genomic region encodes these proteins:
- the LOC135226785 gene encoding carbohydrate sulfotransferase 11-like, whose product MKRYFSRSHQIQFLFGGILLFVVFLFFFDSDVEVEKFQDFILQRNVLPTDSGAEVLEKEEKRSRAERKAAWFQTQWQRRRAINETCSSIDRKVLLETIYETKESRKYLLYDDCHKAIYCAVPKVARSSWRKAWMLLSRMSFNVTGIGEDKIEEAFKERTMRDIQNRDDLKYRLTNYKKIIVVRHPVERLLAVFLDDVHNPALGSHVLPRVRQTRPEATIANISWPEFVQYIISEGVIDSQLLLPYEDVCHPCAIDYDFVVTLETFKEDSDNVVELLGGSKSERVQLSPIEEPLDGARVKAFVDSLSATELKALKSKYRRDMKMFHYS is encoded by the exons ATGAAACGTTATTTCTCGAGATCGCACCAAATTCAGTTCTTATTTGGAGGGATCCTGTTGTTCGTCGTGTTCCT gTTCTTTTTCGACTCCGATGTAGAGGTGGAAAAGTTTCAAGATTTCATTCTTCAGAGAAATG TGTTACCCACGGACTCCGGAGCAGAGGTcctggagaaggaggagaagaggagcagAGCTGAGCGGAAGGCCGCTTGGTTTCAGACACAGTGGCAAAGAAGGAGAGCCATAAACGAGACTTGCTCTTCCATAGACCGAAAGGTACTGCTGGAGACGATTTACGAAACGAAAGAAAGTCGAAAGTACCTGCTATACGACGACTGCCATAAGGCCATCTATTGCGCAGTTCCAAAG GTAGCCAGAAGCAGCTGGCGAAAAGCCTGGATGTTGCTTTCCCGGATGTCGTTCAACGTGACTGGAATCGGGGAGGACAAGATCGAAGAAGCCTTCAAGGAAAGGACGATGAGGGATATCCAAAACAGG GATGACTTGAAGTACAGACTGACCAACTACAAGAAGATCATCGTGGTGCGTCACCCTGTGGAGCGCCTGCTGGCCGTCTTCCTGGACGACGTGCACAACCCGGCACTGGGGAGCCATGTCCTCCCGAGAGTGAGGCAGACGCGACCGGAGGCCACCATCGCCAACATCAGCTGGCCGGAATTCGTCCAGTACATCATCAGCGAAGGAGTGATTGATAGTCAGTTGTTGTTGCCTTACGAGGACGTCTGTCACCCCTGCGCTATCGACTACGACTTCGTAGTGACCCTCGAGACTTTCAAGGAGGATTCGGACAACGTGGTCGAGTTACTCGGGGGGTCGAAGTCGGAGAGAGTCCAGCTGTCTCCCATCGAGGAACCCCTGGACGGCGCCAGGGTCAAGGCCTTTGTGGATTCACTCTCGGCGACGGAACTAAAGGCGCTGAAGAGCAAGTACCGCCGAGATATGAAGATGTTTCATTACTCTTAG